In Helianthus annuus cultivar XRQ/B chromosome 3, HanXRQr2.0-SUNRISE, whole genome shotgun sequence, a single window of DNA contains:
- the LOC110928363 gene encoding transcriptional regulator SUPERMAN-like — protein sequence MEENGSWSKGNKMKDYNNVLKSTNKAIITYRKSTIESGREDNNGEESFGEFSWPPKSYTCSFCKREFRSAQALGGHMNVHRREKAKLRQVNPQRYLSFLNPQNPNPNVITCLSSNTSSFPTMPPPVTYSCCLPLFDPASHRSHVVCLSNGAKSETRTRKPDFMVDCSQEKEGLLVDPKFDDLDLELRLGCS from the coding sequence ATGGAGGAAAATGGAAGTTGGAGTAAAGGTAACAAGATGAAAGACTATAACAATGTGTTGAAATCAACAAATAAAGCCATCATCACTTACAGGAAATCAACAATAGAAAGTGGAAGAGAAGACAACAATGGTGAAGAAAGTTTTGGTGAGTTTTCATGGCCTCCAAAGTCTTACACTTGTAGTTTCTGTAAAAGAGAGTTCAGATCTGCTCAAGCACTTGGTGGTCACATGAATGTTCATAGGAGGGAAAAAGCCAAGCTTAGACAAGTAAACCCTCAAAGATATCTTTCTTTTCTTAATCCccaaaaccctaaccctaatgtCATAACATGTTTATCTTCAAATACTTCATCATTTCCAACAATGCCCCCACCCGTAACATATTCATGTTGTCTTCCACTCTTTGATCCTGCTAGCCATCGTTCACATGTTGTGTGTCTTTCAAACGGTGCAAAATCCGAAACTCGAACTCGAAAACCCGATTTTATGGTAGATTGTTCTCAAGAAAAGGAGGGTCTGCTTGTGGATCCCAAGTTTGATGATTTGGATTTGGAACTTCGACTTGGGTGTTCTTAG